In the Primulina eburnea isolate SZY01 chromosome 15, ASM2296580v1, whole genome shotgun sequence genome, ttcttcacaaacaatACTGGTGTGCCCCATGGAGAACAGATAAGgtgaatgaaacccttgtctaatAATTTTTGTATTTGGTCTTTTAATTGTTTCATTTCAGCGGGCGAAAGATGGTATGGTGTTTTAGAAATCGCTACAGTGCCCgacatcaactcaatagaaaattccacctcaCGGTTGGGTGCAATGccagagacgtcctcaggaaagACACTAGGAAAGTCCCTGACGATATTAACATCCTCTAGCTTCTGACTGTCGGGAACATGTGCTGAACtgacacatgctagaaaagCTTGGCATCCTATCTTCATAAACTTCCTTGCACACATAaaagagataatgtgcggaaTTTGCTTGTTCTTTGCTGCCTCAAGTATAAAAGACTTCCCACTAGGCGGTCGAATAGACATTGTCCTCTACCAAAAATCCATCGAAGTTCCATTTGATGATaaccaatccatgccaagtataatgtCAAATTCAGGAATCGGAAGTATgataagatctgcccgaaccACATCTTTAGATAAGAAAAGCTCTAGATTCTTCACTATGCTTGATGTGACCATTTGATCACAAGAAACAATAGAAACTTTGAAGCTCAATCCCATGTCTTCGGGTATAATATTTAGTCGCTTGATGAATGTATCAGATATAAATGAGTGTGTAGCTCCcgaatctagcaatgcataggtagctacaccttGAATGAATATCCTTCCAGTGATTAGGGTCATGTATATCTCCTTCTCAGCTTGTTGTTCAGcatgcataacataagctcTTCTCACCATAGGTTCTCTCTTCTTCAGGCAATCAGCAGCCTTATGCCCTTCCTCCTTGCATATGAAGCACTTGTGTCCCCCAACATGCAGTTGCCAAGATGTGGGCAATTGCACTCTTTGCATAGGGGCCTTTCAGCAGGTTTTGACGCTCCAGGTTGTGGTGGCTTTGTTGGTCCCGGCTTCTTTCcttgaccttggggcttttgcTGCCCTTGAAGTCTAGGAGGTCCCATGTATGACTTCTTATTTGGTTGCGAGCTCTGCTAGTGTTGCTGCTTCTTGTGCTGCATCTCGAAATCAATATTTTTCAAGGCTCGCTCGGCTTGAAATGCATAGGTAGTGG is a window encoding:
- the LOC140815422 gene encoding uncharacterized protein yields the protein MQRVQLPTSWQLHVGGHKCFICKEEGHKAADCLKKREPMVRRAYVMHAEQQAEKEIYMTLITGRIFIQGVATYALLDSGATHSFISDTFIKRLNIIPEDMGLSFKVSIVSCDQMVTSSIVKNLELFLSKDVVRADLIILPIPEFDIILGMDWLSSNGTSMDFW